The following are from one region of the Hymenobacter radiodurans genome:
- a CDS encoding FKBP-type peptidyl-prolyl cis-trans isomerase, which translates to MNLESLKEQISYIIGRDLARNFAQQGLDLDIDVLASSMKEGLAGQPSRLTQDQMRNAMEQLQSQMQDQDDQQGDGNGTVNDPNAMNNKQAGEDFLAANKNKPGVTTLPSGLQYEVLTEGSGPKPSLTSNVTTHYHGTLTNGTVFDSSYQRGQPASFPVNGVIAGWTEALQLMPEGSKWRLYIPSDLAYGKRGAGRDIGPDSALIFDVELLKVNK; encoded by the coding sequence ATGAACTTAGAAAGCCTCAAGGAGCAAATCAGCTACATTATTGGGCGCGATTTGGCTCGCAACTTCGCCCAGCAAGGCCTTGACCTGGACATTGACGTGCTGGCCAGCAGCATGAAAGAAGGCCTGGCCGGACAACCCAGCCGCCTGACACAGGATCAGATGCGCAATGCCATGGAGCAGCTGCAGAGCCAAATGCAAGACCAAGACGACCAACAAGGTGACGGCAACGGCACCGTAAACGACCCTAATGCTATGAATAACAAACAAGCTGGTGAAGATTTTCTCGCCGCAAACAAGAACAAGCCCGGCGTAACCACCCTGCCCAGCGGCCTGCAATACGAAGTGCTGACGGAAGGCTCGGGCCCAAAGCCCTCGCTCACCAGCAACGTAACCACGCACTACCATGGCACACTCACCAACGGCACCGTATTCGACAGCAGCTACCAGCGCGGACAGCCCGCTTCTTTCCCAGTGAATGGCGTAATTGCTGGCTGGACAGAAGCGCTCCAGCTCATGCCCGAAGGCTCGAAGTGGCGCCTGTACATCCCCTCGGATTTAGCCTACGGAAAGCGTGGCGCCGGTCGCGACATCGGCCCCGACTCGGCGCTGATCTTTGATGTGGAACTACTGAAGGTGAACAAGTAA
- a CDS encoding KUP/HAK/KT family potassium transporter, giving the protein MDAKHSHTAISTGGLLIALGIIYGDIGTSPLYVMKAIVPGNIDPRLVYGGISCVFWTLTLQTSIKYVLLTLNADNNGEGGIFSLFALVRRRAAWLTVPAIIGGAALLADGIITPPISVSSAIEGLEAVYPDIPTVPIVIAILAALFLMQSFGTQIVGKAFGPIMFVWFSMLAILGVSWIAEHPGILQAVNPAYAYDLLVRFPGGFWLLGAVFLCTTGAEALYSDLGHCGKGNIRLSWIFVKICLLLNYFGQGAWLIEHQGQKLSGRNPFYELMPEWFLLIGIGIATMAAIIASQALITGSFTLVAEAIRLNMWPKVKLNYPTDMKGQLYVPSMNRLLLLGCIGVVLYFQRSENMEAAYGLAITLTMLMTTTLLVVWLRSRRVAMPIVVLFAVVYGLIEGAFLIANLIKFPHGGWVSLAIGLALIGVMYVWLKAFYIKRRLTEFVKIEPYMQALKDLSDDDSIPKYSTHLVFMTSAERNTEIESKIIYSIFQKRPKRADIYWFVHVDTTDEPYTMQYKVVELAPDDAFRITFRLGFRVEQRINLYFRKVVEEMVRNKEVDITSRYESLSKQHVTGDFRFVVLEKFLSVENEFPLVEKLVMQAYFYIKQFIASEDKYFGLDTSSVKVEKVPLVITPVREVALERIR; this is encoded by the coding sequence ATGGACGCTAAACACTCGCATACTGCCATTTCTACCGGCGGCTTGCTTATCGCGCTGGGTATTATTTACGGCGACATTGGCACGTCGCCACTATACGTAATGAAGGCCATTGTGCCGGGCAATATTGATCCGCGCCTCGTGTACGGTGGTATTTCCTGCGTCTTCTGGACCCTGACGTTACAGACTTCTATCAAGTATGTGCTGCTCACTCTCAACGCCGATAACAACGGTGAGGGGGGCATTTTTTCGCTCTTTGCCTTAGTGCGTCGGCGGGCAGCCTGGCTTACCGTACCCGCCATTATTGGGGGTGCGGCCCTGCTCGCCGACGGCATTATTACGCCGCCTATTTCCGTCTCATCAGCCATAGAAGGGCTAGAGGCCGTGTATCCGGATATTCCGACGGTGCCGATTGTAATTGCGATTCTGGCGGCGCTTTTTCTAATGCAAAGCTTTGGTACTCAAATAGTGGGCAAGGCATTTGGGCCCATCATGTTTGTGTGGTTCAGCATGCTGGCCATCTTGGGTGTCTCCTGGATTGCGGAGCATCCTGGCATTTTGCAGGCTGTAAACCCCGCCTATGCCTACGATTTGTTGGTGCGCTTTCCGGGCGGATTCTGGCTGCTGGGAGCCGTTTTTTTGTGCACCACCGGAGCCGAGGCCCTGTATTCTGACCTTGGACACTGCGGGAAAGGCAACATTCGTCTCAGCTGGATTTTCGTAAAAATCTGTCTGTTGCTCAACTACTTCGGGCAAGGTGCGTGGCTGATCGAGCATCAGGGACAGAAGCTCAGTGGCCGCAACCCGTTTTATGAGCTGATGCCCGAGTGGTTTTTGCTGATAGGTATCGGCATAGCCACTATGGCAGCTATTATTGCCTCTCAGGCTCTGATTACGGGCTCCTTTACGCTGGTGGCCGAAGCTATTCGGCTGAATATGTGGCCAAAAGTGAAGCTTAACTACCCAACGGATATGAAGGGTCAGCTTTACGTACCCAGCATGAACCGGCTTTTATTACTGGGCTGCATTGGAGTGGTGCTGTATTTTCAGCGTTCCGAAAACATGGAAGCGGCCTACGGTTTGGCCATTACGCTCACTATGCTCATGACGACCACGCTACTGGTAGTATGGCTCCGCTCGCGCCGGGTGGCCATGCCCATCGTGGTGCTGTTTGCAGTGGTATATGGCCTGATTGAAGGAGCTTTTTTGATTGCTAACCTTATCAAGTTTCCGCACGGCGGCTGGGTATCGCTGGCTATCGGACTGGCCCTGATTGGGGTGATGTATGTGTGGCTGAAAGCGTTTTATATCAAGCGTCGCCTCACAGAGTTTGTAAAAATAGAACCTTATATGCAGGCGCTGAAAGACCTCAGTGACGACGATTCTATTCCTAAATACTCGACCCACCTAGTGTTCATGACCTCGGCCGAGCGCAACACGGAAATCGAGTCCAAGATTATCTATTCCATCTTTCAGAAGCGCCCCAAACGAGCTGATATCTACTGGTTTGTGCACGTAGACACCACCGACGAGCCCTACACGATGCAGTACAAAGTGGTAGAGCTGGCCCCGGACGATGCCTTCCGCATCACATTCCGGTTGGGGTTCCGGGTGGAGCAACGCATCAATCTTTACTTCCGCAAAGTGGTGGAAGAGATGGTGCGCAACAAGGAAGTGGACATCACCTCCCGCTACGAATCCTTGAGCAAGCAGCACGTAACCGGCGACTTCCGTTTCGTGGTGCTGGAGAAGTTTCTTTCGGTCGAAAATGAGTTTCCTTTGGTGGAGAAGCTCGTGATGCAGGCCTACTTCTACATCAAGCAGTTTATTGCCTCCGAAGACAAATACTTCGGACTCGATACGAGCTCGGTGAAAGTGGAGAAAGTGCCGCTGGTGATTACGCCCGTTCGGGAAGTGGCGCTAGAGCGTATCCGTTAA
- a CDS encoding M61 family metallopeptidase gives MPHYRFRLVLVAALLLFFCQFNSVLAAPTLRYTLAMPAPQTHFFEVEMALGGFGKQFTDVKMPVWAPGSYLVREFAKHVEGFEATAGTNKLRTEKINKNTWRVYHPRTKDFSVRYRVYAYELSVRTSFLDAAHGYLNGTSVFMYPAEGKAMASTITVQPAAGWNQVTTSLKPVAGGAPFTFSSTNYDELADSPIEMGTHKVLSFEANGTPHTIAMFGNARYDEAKLLADMKRVCEEAHRVVGKNPLDRYVFIIHNIERGTGGLEHLFSTTLSVSRNAYSTDAGYKGFLGLVGHEYFHLWNVKRIRPVALGPFDYDKENYTRMLWLSEGGTSYFGDIIVQRAGFVTPNDYLASLSNGITRVENQPGNKLQSASESSFDSWIKQYRPNENSSNSTISYYDKGELICTVLDLMIINETKGQKSLDDVMRFLYQRYYEQQRRGFTDEEFQDAVEKVAGRRFDEFFRTRVYDTQTLDYTTALGYAGLTLATEQAAANAGILGANVSTMGGKLTVSSVLRDGSAWQGGLNVNDEILALDGNRLSDDPNKALTGRAAGTQVKLLVARDGQMKELIFPLLAAAGRRFRVEKLPNPSADQQAVLAKWLRTAQ, from the coding sequence ATGCCTCATTATCGTTTTCGCTTAGTGCTGGTTGCCGCACTTCTGCTGTTTTTTTGTCAATTCAATTCCGTTTTGGCGGCGCCCACTTTGCGCTACACCCTGGCCATGCCAGCCCCACAGACCCATTTCTTTGAGGTAGAAATGGCGCTGGGTGGCTTTGGCAAACAGTTTACCGATGTCAAAATGCCCGTGTGGGCTCCTGGCTCTTACTTGGTGCGGGAGTTTGCCAAGCACGTAGAGGGCTTCGAGGCCACGGCCGGCACAAATAAGCTGCGCACTGAGAAGATTAATAAAAACACGTGGCGCGTGTATCATCCGCGCACCAAAGATTTTTCTGTTCGCTACCGCGTGTATGCCTACGAGCTGAGCGTGCGCACCAGCTTTCTGGACGCCGCCCACGGCTACCTCAACGGTACCAGCGTATTCATGTATCCAGCCGAAGGCAAGGCTATGGCCAGCACCATCACCGTGCAGCCCGCCGCTGGCTGGAATCAAGTGACTACTAGCTTGAAGCCTGTGGCTGGCGGCGCACCTTTCACTTTTAGCTCCACCAATTACGACGAGCTGGCCGACTCGCCCATCGAGATGGGCACGCATAAAGTACTATCGTTTGAAGCCAACGGCACGCCTCACACCATTGCCATGTTTGGCAATGCGCGCTACGACGAAGCCAAGCTGCTCGCCGATATGAAGCGGGTATGCGAGGAGGCGCACCGCGTGGTAGGAAAGAACCCGCTGGACCGCTACGTATTCATCATTCACAACATTGAGCGCGGCACTGGTGGCCTGGAGCATTTGTTTTCGACCACTTTATCCGTGTCGCGCAATGCCTATAGCACCGATGCGGGCTATAAAGGCTTTTTGGGCTTGGTTGGTCACGAATACTTTCACCTCTGGAATGTGAAGCGGATCCGCCCGGTGGCGCTGGGGCCGTTCGATTACGACAAAGAAAACTACACGCGTATGCTTTGGTTGAGCGAAGGTGGCACCAGCTACTTCGGCGACATCATTGTGCAGCGGGCCGGCTTCGTGACGCCCAACGACTATCTGGCGAGCCTGAGCAATGGCATTACCCGCGTCGAAAACCAGCCGGGCAATAAGCTGCAATCGGCCAGCGAGTCGAGCTTTGATTCCTGGATTAAACAATATCGGCCCAACGAGAACTCGTCCAACTCCACCATCAGCTATTACGACAAGGGCGAGCTGATTTGCACCGTCCTGGATTTGATGATTATCAACGAAACTAAAGGGCAGAAAAGCCTCGATGACGTGATGCGCTTCCTGTACCAGCGCTACTACGAGCAGCAGCGTCGTGGCTTCACCGACGAGGAGTTTCAGGATGCCGTGGAAAAAGTGGCCGGCCGCCGGTTCGACGAATTTTTCCGTACCCGCGTGTACGACACGCAAACCCTCGACTACACCACGGCCTTAGGCTACGCCGGCCTGACGCTGGCCACTGAGCAGGCTGCCGCCAACGCGGGCATTCTGGGAGCCAACGTAAGCACCATGGGGGGCAAATTGACCGTGAGTAGCGTGCTGCGCGATGGCAGCGCCTGGCAAGGCGGCCTGAACGTGAACGACGAAATTCTGGCCCTCGATGGTAACCGTCTTTCCGACGACCCCAACAAAGCCCTAACTGGCCGCGCCGCTGGCACCCAAGTAAAGCTGCTGGTCGCTCGCGATGGTCAGATGAAAGAACTGATCTTCCCGCTGCTGGCCGCTGCTGGTCGCCGCTTCCGCGTGGAAAAGCTGCCAAACCCCAGCGCTGACCAACAGGCCGTGCTGGCCAAGTGGCTGCGCACGGCTCAGTAG
- a CDS encoding C40 family peptidase, which produces MRYVWITFIGLAALMLSLLVWQRQPSKAPAEAASVGAPNTPLTQARARAAVWVSNKPVPRADSVVRFAMEQLGTPYVYAGATPTAGFDCSGFVMYVYGRFGIDVPHSTAMLINTGRPIPRSQARPGDLVIFTGTASDATEPGHAGIIISKPGEPIRFIHSSSARRQSGVKISAVDETGYARRFMGVRRVLDAE; this is translated from the coding sequence ATGCGCTACGTCTGGATCACCTTTATCGGCTTAGCTGCGCTGATGCTCAGCTTGTTGGTTTGGCAGCGCCAGCCTTCTAAAGCTCCAGCTGAGGCAGCTTCCGTGGGCGCCCCTAATACGCCACTCACCCAGGCTCGGGCCCGGGCCGCCGTGTGGGTCAGCAATAAGCCTGTGCCGCGCGCCGATAGTGTGGTGCGATTTGCCATGGAGCAGCTCGGCACCCCGTATGTGTATGCGGGCGCCACTCCTACCGCCGGCTTCGACTGTTCTGGCTTTGTGATGTACGTGTATGGCCGTTTTGGCATTGATGTTCCTCACTCTACGGCCATGCTTATTAACACTGGTCGCCCCATTCCGCGCAGCCAAGCCCGGCCCGGCGACCTCGTCATCTTTACGGGCACTGCGTCAGACGCCACCGAACCCGGCCACGCGGGCATTATCATCTCCAAACCTGGCGAGCCCATCCGCTTCATTCACTCCTCCTCGGCCCGCCGTCAGTCAGGTGTTAAAATAAGTGCGGTAGACGAAACCGGTTACGCACGCCGCTTTATGGGTGTGCGCCGCGTGTTGGATGCTGAATAA
- a CDS encoding DUF2147 domain-containing protein: MKKTLFLCLTLLLGFSGLASAQTLSPLGTWTNSEKKATFEIYKCNGNKLCGKIVSLTTPNDPATGKPKTDSMNPDPKLRSKPRLGLVFMQGFEYDEGNKWDDGKIYDPETGKTYSCYMKMENANTMEVKGYIGFSMIGRSQTWTRVK; encoded by the coding sequence ATGAAAAAAACCTTGTTCCTCTGTTTAACCCTCTTGTTGGGTTTCTCTGGATTGGCTTCGGCCCAGACACTCTCGCCCTTGGGCACGTGGACTAACTCTGAAAAGAAGGCCACATTCGAAATCTACAAATGCAACGGTAACAAGCTGTGCGGCAAAATCGTGTCGCTGACTACTCCCAACGATCCGGCCACGGGCAAGCCCAAAACCGACTCAATGAACCCCGATCCGAAGTTGCGCTCCAAGCCTCGCTTGGGTCTCGTGTTCATGCAGGGCTTTGAGTACGATGAAGGCAATAAGTGGGATGATGGCAAGATCTATGACCCCGAGACGGGCAAAACCTACTCCTGCTACATGAAGATGGAAAACGCCAACACCATGGAGGTGAAAGGCTACATCGGCTTCTCCATGATTGGCCGCTCCCAGACCTGGACCCGCGTAAAATAA
- a CDS encoding DUF2147 domain-containing protein yields MKHLFLTLLLCLATIGGAAAQTHSPLGVWKDDAGETHVEIYRCGSSKQLCGRLVWLSEPQDSTTNLSKTDRRNPEPEKRDQPLLNLVVIQNLSYDPDDERWEDGRIYDPMNGRTYSCYLNMVSKDRMEVKGYIGFSLIGRSHYWSRVKPQTIGATK; encoded by the coding sequence TTGAAACACCTCTTCCTTACGCTGTTGCTGTGCCTGGCAACCATAGGGGGCGCAGCCGCCCAAACCCACTCTCCGCTGGGCGTGTGGAAAGATGACGCGGGCGAAACCCACGTCGAGATTTATCGGTGCGGTAGCTCGAAGCAGCTCTGCGGGCGGTTGGTATGGCTGAGTGAGCCACAGGATTCGACCACCAACTTGTCTAAAACCGACCGTCGCAATCCCGAACCGGAAAAGCGGGATCAGCCCTTGCTCAATCTGGTGGTGATCCAAAACCTAAGCTATGACCCCGATGATGAGCGTTGGGAAGACGGCCGAATCTATGACCCGATGAATGGGCGCACCTATTCATGCTACCTCAACATGGTCAGCAAAGACCGCATGGAGGTGAAAGGCTACATCGGTTTTTCCCTGATTGGGCGCTCCCATTATTGGTCGCGGGTGAAGCCGCAAACAATAGGGGCCACCAAATAA
- a CDS encoding T9SS type A sorting domain-containing protein, translating to MLQTTETTSVPNVTPFFETELDYKITFNTGSSQVVRLRQSHLVSAFSVPVSGTVTGIELDPDQWVLNATGPILRNTSLVDIGSEEPTLASVSAFPNPCRDYLELADLSEPVEALVIDAVGRQVLRQQVSPAASQLHTRPLASGLYHLLLTNSTGEQKRLRFVRE from the coding sequence TTGCTGCAAACCACTGAAACTACCTCGGTGCCCAACGTGACGCCTTTCTTCGAAACCGAGCTAGATTATAAAATCACCTTCAATACGGGCAGTAGCCAAGTCGTGCGGCTGCGCCAAAGCCACCTGGTTTCGGCCTTTAGCGTACCTGTTTCGGGCACCGTCACGGGTATTGAGCTGGACCCCGACCAATGGGTTCTGAACGCAACGGGCCCAATTTTGCGCAACACCTCTTTGGTCGATATTGGCAGTGAGGAACCCACCCTGGCAAGTGTAAGCGCCTTCCCTAATCCCTGCCGCGACTATCTTGAGTTGGCTGATCTGTCAGAGCCAGTGGAAGCTTTGGTGATAGACGCCGTGGGCCGGCAGGTGCTGCGCCAACAGGTAAGTCCGGCCGCTAGCCAGCTACATACGCGCCCATTGGCTAGCGGCCTGTATCATCTGCTGCTTACCAATAGTACGGGCGAGCAAAAACGGCTACGGTTTGTGCGTGAATAA
- a CDS encoding M1 family metallopeptidase gives MTRLLLFWVCLLLMGHDAQAQRPAYRPVAADLNGSAARSCAETHVRTSTRQELTTPAHRRLMDRYDVKYYKLDLALENNARTVGGSVRLRARTGGQNLDVLAFELHPALLLDSVLVNGRRTAPPRREAGDVSVTLPQTVAANTLFDAIIYYHGTAPNGSSAAIGNALDTRYVSRYDVNVTWSLSEPFHAYEWWPCKQVLTDKVDSTDVWITTKNPNKVGSNGVLTRVVPLPDNRSRYEWKSRHPIAYYLVSVAVAPYLEYVNYANLPNAVRVPIVNYVYNQAALNDNRVEIDRTPGFLENFSALVGAYPFANEKYGHSMAPIGGGMEHQTMTTQDGFNFTLTAHELFHQWFGNNVTCASWEDIWLNEGFASYGEYLSLQALSTPQSARQWIDRAHDQVQFRIDPITGVLTNTPGGSLRVPDTTSVGRIFDQRLSYKKGAAVVHMLRYLLHDDTKFFRALRTFQATYAGRTARTPDLQRVFEVEAGRSLGAFFSNGTPAKAIQYSASAGIRWGAICCCKPLKLPRCPT, from the coding sequence ATGACGCGCCTTCTGCTTTTCTGGGTTTGCTTGCTACTAATGGGTCATGATGCCCAGGCTCAACGCCCTGCCTACCGCCCGGTAGCCGCCGATCTGAATGGTTCGGCGGCCCGTAGCTGCGCCGAAACACACGTGCGGACCAGTACGAGGCAGGAGCTGACTACGCCAGCCCACCGCCGCCTCATGGACCGCTACGATGTGAAGTACTATAAGCTGGACCTTGCCTTGGAGAATAACGCTCGCACCGTGGGCGGCTCCGTGCGGCTGCGGGCGCGCACTGGGGGGCAAAATCTGGATGTGCTGGCTTTTGAACTGCACCCGGCGCTGCTGCTTGATTCGGTGCTGGTGAACGGGCGCCGCACTGCCCCGCCCCGCCGCGAGGCCGGCGACGTGAGCGTGACGCTGCCGCAGACGGTCGCGGCCAACACCTTATTCGACGCCATTATCTACTACCACGGCACGGCTCCCAACGGTAGCTCCGCCGCCATCGGCAATGCCCTCGACACGCGCTACGTTTCCCGCTACGATGTGAACGTAACCTGGAGCCTAAGCGAGCCTTTCCACGCCTACGAGTGGTGGCCCTGCAAGCAGGTGCTCACCGATAAAGTTGACTCCACCGACGTCTGGATTACGACTAAAAACCCCAATAAAGTCGGTTCCAATGGGGTGCTGACCCGTGTGGTGCCACTGCCCGATAATCGTAGCCGCTACGAGTGGAAGTCGCGCCATCCCATCGCTTACTACCTCGTTTCAGTGGCTGTAGCGCCGTATCTGGAGTATGTGAACTATGCTAATTTGCCCAACGCCGTGCGGGTTCCTATTGTCAACTACGTTTACAACCAGGCAGCGCTCAATGATAATCGAGTGGAAATAGACCGAACGCCTGGTTTTCTGGAGAACTTCTCGGCACTGGTAGGGGCGTATCCATTTGCCAATGAGAAATACGGGCATAGCATGGCACCCATCGGCGGAGGCATGGAGCATCAAACCATGACCACTCAGGATGGCTTCAACTTCACGCTCACCGCCCACGAACTGTTTCACCAGTGGTTTGGCAACAACGTAACCTGCGCTTCCTGGGAGGATATCTGGCTGAACGAAGGCTTTGCGTCCTACGGCGAATACCTGTCGTTGCAGGCCTTGTCCACGCCCCAATCTGCTCGCCAATGGATAGATCGGGCACATGATCAGGTGCAGTTTCGGATAGATCCGATCACGGGTGTGCTCACTAATACGCCCGGTGGCAGCCTACGCGTACCCGATACTACCAGTGTCGGCCGCATATTCGATCAGCGCCTGAGCTACAAGAAAGGCGCGGCGGTGGTGCACATGCTCCGCTACCTGCTCCACGATGATACCAAGTTCTTTCGGGCCCTGCGCACTTTTCAGGCAACGTATGCGGGCCGCACAGCCCGCACCCCCGATTTACAGCGCGTGTTTGAGGTGGAGGCCGGCCGCTCGCTGGGGGCTTTTTTCAGCAATGGTACGCCGGCGAAGGCTATCCAATATTCAGCGTCCGCTGGAATCAGGTGGGGGGCAATTTGTTGCTGCAAACCACTGAAACTACCTCGGTGCCCAACGTGA
- a CDS encoding T9SS type B sorting domain-containing protein, with protein sequence MLTPLRFLTAANRLRLVLLLVCSFIAHKAAATHIVGGELDLQFQAGSTYRITLNLYFDALNGNPGALDQDLTVSIFEKGTNRRLQNVVLPLTTNTFVAYTNPACTQPSLSTRSLVYSRSIELPASIYNNASGYYAVVERCCRNNGINNIVLPGNAGQTFYLEFPAVVRNGQPFINSTPRIFPPLSDYACRGDLFYYNFSGQDTDKDSLVYELVTPLNGSSDPTDPKPAVAAPAPYASINWNPGLGTLNQIPGTPTLSIGRFTGRLEVRPTQIGLFVFGIKCSEYRKGEKIGEVRRDFQLKVLNCPSNIPPEMVVLAPNSRRTYQSGRDTLRLQPDSDRCVGLRFTDPNPTSRLTLSLNPVNFTGPLPTFASITQGLVRSPGAPDTLVSRLCFPACLDTKGKVFFVDVIVADDGCALPKRDTVRVAFTSAPVPNGAPRITTTASQLPLRARPGDLITFDVAVTDPENDPITLTMAGRGFQAAAVGAQLTQALSGNQVQGRFSWRVPCPTTNQRLFEFELAATGSPCADRQTTSVVIPVQVQYDNRPPTLTSDFPAALSAEPIVIRRVLGGFFEATLEGLDADSDQLTLTAAGNNFDLAAAGMSFVPTNGAGRATGIFRWEPNCDQTTLDIPLEVTFQLREATCSPVGQQRTVRFEVASADTLTFLPPNIFTPNTDGTNDYFELRDLPPNFCNAEFSDIKIFNRWGKQVYSSTSRTFRWDGSNMPAGAYYYLIVYTDKRRYKGNVTIAR encoded by the coding sequence ATGCTTACACCTCTACGCTTTCTTACTGCTGCTAACCGGCTGCGGCTTGTGCTGCTTTTGGTTTGCAGCTTTATTGCCCACAAGGCCGCAGCTACCCATATTGTTGGCGGTGAGCTGGATTTGCAGTTCCAGGCGGGCAGCACGTATCGCATCACGCTGAACCTGTACTTTGATGCTCTAAACGGCAATCCTGGTGCACTGGACCAGGATCTGACGGTCAGTATTTTTGAGAAAGGCACGAACCGTCGGTTGCAAAATGTAGTGCTGCCACTCACTACCAACACCTTCGTAGCCTATACCAATCCGGCCTGCACCCAGCCTTCATTAAGCACCCGCAGCTTGGTGTATAGCCGCTCGATTGAGTTGCCGGCCAGTATTTACAACAACGCTAGCGGCTATTATGCAGTGGTGGAACGCTGCTGCCGCAACAACGGCATCAACAATATCGTGCTCCCCGGCAATGCGGGTCAAACCTTTTATCTGGAGTTTCCCGCCGTGGTGCGCAATGGGCAGCCCTTTATCAATTCCACGCCCCGCATTTTTCCTCCCCTGAGCGACTACGCCTGCCGCGGCGACTTATTCTACTACAACTTCAGCGGACAGGACACCGACAAAGATTCCTTGGTATATGAGCTAGTAACGCCGCTTAACGGCAGCTCTGACCCCACCGATCCAAAGCCGGCTGTAGCGGCACCAGCGCCGTATGCTTCCATAAATTGGAACCCTGGGCTCGGCACCCTCAACCAGATTCCGGGCACTCCAACGCTGAGTATTGGCCGTTTTACGGGTCGGTTGGAAGTGCGGCCCACCCAAATCGGGCTGTTCGTGTTTGGCATAAAATGCTCCGAGTATCGCAAGGGCGAGAAGATTGGAGAAGTACGCCGCGATTTTCAGCTGAAAGTGCTGAACTGCCCCAGCAATATTCCGCCTGAAATGGTAGTACTCGCGCCCAATAGCCGGCGCACTTATCAGTCCGGCCGCGATACGCTACGCCTACAACCCGACTCAGACCGCTGCGTTGGCCTGCGCTTCACCGACCCCAACCCTACCTCACGGCTAACCTTATCGCTAAATCCCGTAAACTTTACTGGCCCTCTCCCCACTTTCGCGAGTATTACCCAAGGCCTAGTGCGTTCTCCAGGTGCCCCCGATACATTAGTGTCGCGGTTGTGTTTCCCAGCTTGTCTGGACACAAAGGGCAAAGTATTTTTTGTGGATGTCATTGTGGCGGATGATGGTTGTGCCCTCCCCAAGCGCGACACTGTTCGGGTAGCGTTTACGTCGGCGCCGGTGCCCAATGGCGCGCCGCGCATTACTACTACTGCCAGCCAGCTCCCGCTGCGCGCCCGTCCCGGCGACCTGATAACGTTTGATGTAGCCGTCACGGACCCCGAAAACGACCCAATTACGCTTACCATGGCTGGGCGCGGCTTTCAGGCGGCAGCAGTCGGCGCCCAACTTACGCAAGCACTGAGCGGAAATCAGGTGCAAGGCCGATTCAGCTGGCGCGTGCCCTGCCCGACCACTAATCAACGACTTTTCGAGTTTGAGTTGGCCGCGACGGGCTCGCCCTGCGCCGACCGCCAGACCACTTCCGTGGTGATACCTGTGCAGGTGCAATACGATAATCGGCCGCCAACGCTAACCTCCGATTTTCCGGCGGCCCTCAGCGCGGAGCCAATAGTCATTCGTCGGGTGCTGGGGGGCTTTTTTGAGGCGACGCTGGAAGGCCTTGATGCCGATTCGGACCAGCTTACGCTGACAGCGGCGGGCAACAACTTCGACTTGGCGGCTGCGGGCATGAGCTTCGTGCCCACCAATGGGGCGGGGCGGGCCACGGGCATATTCCGTTGGGAGCCCAACTGCGACCAGACCACGCTGGATATTCCATTGGAGGTTACGTTTCAGCTGCGGGAAGCCACCTGCTCGCCCGTGGGGCAACAGCGAACGGTGCGTTTTGAGGTAGCCAGCGCGGATACGCTGACCTTTTTGCCCCCCAACATCTTCACACCCAATACCGACGGCACCAACGACTACTTCGAGCTGCGCGATTTGCCCCCCAACTTCTGCAACGCCGAGTTCTCGGATATCAAGATCTTCAACCGCTGGGGCAAGCAGGTGTACTCGTCCACAAGCCGCACCTTCCGCTGGGACGGCAGCAATATGCCCGCTGGGGCTTACTATTACCTGATTGTGTATACCGACAAGCGGCGCTACAAAGGCAACGTTACCATTGCGAGGTAG
- a CDS encoding TonB family protein has product MIFTKNAGLVLALLLAATVPSLAQTSTKAAPAKAQAATPARKATPFDGLRKYMAENTRYPEQARAKGVAGTVHVRFERNDAGQIINPSIAKSLEPSCDAEAIRVIKTMPPHLLNVFPPGMSMLLPVVFPAPGTEAPKQ; this is encoded by the coding sequence ATGATTTTTACCAAGAATGCTGGCCTTGTGCTGGCCCTGCTTTTGGCCGCTACCGTTCCCAGTTTGGCTCAAACCAGTACAAAAGCTGCACCTGCGAAGGCCCAGGCGGCGACACCGGCCCGCAAGGCTACCCCCTTTGATGGCCTGCGGAAGTATATGGCCGAAAATACCCGCTACCCCGAGCAGGCCCGAGCTAAAGGCGTTGCCGGTACGGTGCACGTGCGCTTTGAGCGCAACGATGCCGGCCAAATCATCAATCCGAGCATTGCCAAGTCGTTGGAGCCCAGCTGCGACGCCGAGGCCATCCGCGTGATTAAAACCATGCCGCCGCACTTACTCAATGTGTTTCCGCCCGGCATGAGCATGCTGCTACCAGTCGTTTTCCCGGCCCCCGGCACCGAAGCCCCCAAGCAATAG